Part of the Quercus robur chromosome 5, dhQueRobu3.1, whole genome shotgun sequence genome, ATGGAAGTATGGAACTCGTTAGCAACAAGAGTTAACAACAACATTTTCTTAAATCATTATGTTATACATAAGCACCTTTTAAATAGTTGAAGTTGATTACAGTTCTCTGTTAGATTTCATGCAAAGAACGTTGAAGATTATATAGTAATAACGCGACAAAGTTCTCTTTGAACCAAACaattgtgcaaaaatatttatgaatatatattaattaggaGAGGTGGActattgaagttttttttttttttttttgggttggatcCTGGCATACATGTTGAGCTTTTGaagtaatattttttgaatgacAACTCAAATATTTGAAGcgataatgtttttttattaataatgatCATTTAagttaatattaataatttcttcaaaaaaaaaagttaatattaacagtataatttttagtttctcaaaaaaaaaaaatcatattaataaTTATGCTCAAAAAGAGAAGTGAATATTAAAGGCTGTTTGGATGGcttgttttcataactcaattctcagtttccataagTCATAgttcaaaaatggtgggacccatagttAGAAGTCTGTTTGGCTGcaccataactctgtttccatcactcaattttctaatttttgagttatgagttatggaagctgaaaacacattttggttgttttcagtttccataactcataactcaatgacatttttgtaattaaacacataTGTGACCCATTAGTCATAACttagccgcaacttttgaccaatctacctttttttttttttttttttttttttcattgggttCGGTCTTCAGTTatgggtttcttcttctttttttcttcttctttcactgggttcgggtttctgggtttccttttttttttttttttttttttttttcattgggttCAATGAGTTTGggtacttgaaaaaaaaaaaaaaaaaactgcaccAAGTGACAGGTATGGagcccacaaatagtgtgaaaaatattgagtgatggtgccaaacgggtaggctattttaagtgatgagtgacagaaattgagtgatgaaaaaaagtGATCCAAACAGTCTCTtaataatttactaatataGTAATAAAATGACCTATAAGAAAAGagtgaatatataaaaaaatcgtGGACGGTAGGATTCGAACCTACGCGGGGAAACCCCACATGATTTCTAGTCATGCCCAATAACCACTCTGGCACGTCCACTTTGACGGCCTCGAAACTAAAAATACAAgttaactaaaatattaaatgtgtgatattgtaaaattaaaattagaaaacactAATTACACCAAAGAGTTGGCTtttagcaacaacaaaaaaaaaaaacagcaaagcGGTGGCACTAGAAAAgtgaaaggaataaaaaaaaaaacaaagctgAGAGCAAACGTGCAAGACCATTTTCTGTACGGACTCAAGAGTGAGAGCCCACAGTTATTCCCAGGCAAACAGAAACGAAGCCAAGAagagttagtttttcttttcattactcTCAacttgtactatttttttttgttacactCATAAGTATTTGCATGACATGTTCTTTTGGTACCCAATTCGGTCCCTTAGgtccttgatttttttatttttatttttttaattttatattatgggGTACAATCTGATAACATTGCCTATAGCTTTATTTGTTTCTGAACATAGATAGAATCATGGGTatgttttatataaaataaaaattgatatttcattttttttttttttttttggttgataaatttttacttttcatgCATTGTGCAatattttgtttggaaaaactGGAAATTGCCTTTTGATATGGTTCTTGTTGGGCTTTTACAAAAATGATTTGTTAGCAGCTAGTTTTAACTAGAATTGTAACATTTTGTCAGTTATTTGTGCAGGTTGTAAAAACTTTTACTTGCACAGGTTTCTGGTATATTGTGTGAAATTGGGAGTCTGGGTCTGGGTCTGTGCCTGTGTGTTTCTATTGTCATCTTCAGTGTAGTTTTTGATTGGAATAGTTTGAGAGATTTTAGTGGTCTTTGATATGTCTGATACAAAGAAAAGTTTGGGAAGTGGTGGTAATAAGGGTGGGAAGAGAAATCTTCCTTCATGGATGAGTTCAAGAGAGAATGATTGTAAATCTGGTGGAAATGGGGATAGTGAGGCTGAAGAAAGTAATGAAGGTGAGAAGCCTAAGGAAGTGAAAGGGCGCGGTAAAGGAGGTAAGGGCAGTACGCCTTGTAAGGAAAGCGCCAAAAATGATTCTGTGTCGAGTTTGCCCACCACGAACTTCTCCAAACTTTTGGTAATTGATTGATATAAAAATGGGATTTGTCAATTTTTGTGGTTTAGTGTGTGTTGTTTGGTGTGTCAGGATTGAGCCAATGTGAGACCCTTTTGTGTGGGCAGGAAGGGGTAGTGTTTGTGTTGTCGGGATTTATTAATCCTGAGCGCAGCAATTTGCGATCACAAGCACTGGAAATGGGAGCAGAATACCAGCCTGACTGGAACCCAGATTGCACTCTCTTGGTTTGTGCATTTCCCAACACGCCAAAGTTTCGACAAGTTGAGGCAGATTGTGGGACCATTGTTTCCAAGGtgactctctttctctttttataaattttttgagaatcgTTGAAAGTGAGATGGAACTCCATATAATTATTCGATATTGTCAAAAATTTAGTGCAAGCATTGGTCTGTAGGAGACTCTATGATGCTTCATGCTCTAGttaatttatgaattatctattgCTTTATATTTATAAGCACTCTGCGATGGTCTAAACCTCCTTACTTGTTGTTTCCACTTGATGAAGCATTGCAATATGCTTTTGGGATCACTTTTCGAATTTTTGTTACTGTTTGGTTGGTTCATTCCTCTCTTGGGGTTGAGATTTTCAGTTGCTttcttaactcttttttttttttttatgatttgtcATCTGGCCCAGGATGGAGTTAATTGGGAttccatattttttttcacaccAATCATGATGATGCATTATTATTAGAGCTAGTTCCTCTTGATCTTTTTTATGAGGTTTCTTTGATAATGCTTTTGTATCTTTTGCAgtaaatgtcatttttcatatgagtttcttaatttctttgtaCTGTCCATTTAAATCATCCCTGTAAATTTTCTCCTATTAAGCTCATCTAGCATTATATGATTGCCTTGTCTTGGATTGTCAACATAATGACATCTAATGCATGTGGCATGCTCGGAAAGAGTAGAAATTATAAGGAGAGTTATTCTTGTGATTATTGTTAAAAAACCTATTGACTCAGCACATCAACTCTTACTCCATTTTATGACTTTATTAAAATGGTATCCCATCTCTTACTTTCCTGTATTCGATGGTCTATTTCTGATGCTATATCATCTTTCTTCAATATGGGAGTTCAAAGTTTTTATGCTCATGGGGTTATCATTGACTGTCTCTAGATTGAATGTGGTTATGTAAAAGTAATGTCCTAGGTTCTTTCAGTTCATTATGTCTATGTAAGCACGAACTAATACAGGAAAGTGTTAAATTGGACTTGGTGGCAAGAGAGTACCAATATAAGTTAAAGTGCAACATTTCTTTCAATGTGGTTAGCAGTAGTCTTAATAAGCTTTTGGTCATTACTATTGGTTTCATATAAAGCTACACACTTGCATTGGTACTGTTTGAGTGGAGAAGAGGGTAAAGGATGATGGGGATTTCATATGTTGGTCTATAAAGGGACATAAGGTCTTACTTTCTGGCCTAGCAGGGTGGTATGGTGTGTTGACAATTTGAAATGTATCTTCCAGTCATCCAATGGTGTGCATTCCCAACTCCTTAATGTGAGATAAATGACACGGCTTGAGATTGATTGTTCTTTTGTGCTTTTTGTTTGCTTCTAGATTGGAAATAGAAGGTGGATCCTTAAGCTTGGGAAATCTTCCTCTTAGGGTTCTTTAGTGGTTCTATTGTCCCGTTTTGGAATCCTTGAttatgattttgagagcttgagatcacttttgtttttattttggatggTTTTGTTTGTGTCTATTTTCATTTGGCTCTAAAGGTAACCCTTGTTCTTTCCATGAGAATGTTTTTCCCCATTCCCACTGAAATGTACATCAATTTACAATGAGTAAAAAGTTTCTTCTAGGGTTCTTAAAGAAGTAAATAGTTGAGGAACACACAACAACTTCctagggaaaacaaaaaaacaaaaaaccaccaaacaaggaaaagataaaagataagAATATAcaaatggggggggggggaggggggggggaaTGATTACATATAAGtgatggatatatatatatatatatatttttatgaattaaGTGATGGATATTTTTGCCATTGACTAGGAGGCTTAGTTATTTGCCTTTCAGGTTGGATATTGCCTTGAGTACAGAGGTCTTTGATTAATAAGCTATATACCATTTAATGACTGGGGTACGCTGTATATGGCCATCTTAGTCTCATTGAATTGGAGCAATCTTTTTATAGTTTTACCGTGCTCAACTTTGTTGCTGCTGCATTTATTAAATCAATTTATGCACTGATAAGCTGATGATACCTAGCTTGTTTGCATAGGAGTGGATATCTGACTGTTATGCTCAGAAGAAGCTCGTTGACATTGAAAGTTTCCTTATGCATGCTGGAAAACCGTGGCGGAGAAGCAATATTTCCAATCAAAGCCAAGGTAATATTATTTGCTTACAATTCATCTGATGGATGTGtgtcttctttttccttctatccattttccattattttttcaaCATAATGCTCAAATTTCTTACTCTTGCCTTTTCCCCACTGCCCAgctcccaaaaaaaaggaactttCCACTTTTTAGCACACTTGCTTTCATAAATTTTGGAGTTGACAGTTGATTGATCCATGTATACATATTACTGTGTAAGAAGAACTGCAGGAAGATCAGATATTGTTATACACCTAGTTGGATTTACCATAGATGGATCCGTTTTTTGGAAGGTAAATAAGAAACCTTTATTAAAGAATAAGACCCCCAGTACACAAGTAGCATGCTGGAGATGCAGAAAGTTACATATTACGAAGTACAAGAATCTAAAGAGTCTACAAAGTTAGAGCTCAAGTGTCCTGGGGTTTTAGGAAATCCATTCAAGCAAAGAATGCAATACAAGAATCTTAAGCTCCGTCGTTGATTGTTCCAAACCTTCAAAAGCACGGCTGCTCTGCTCACACCCAATGGCCCACGTGAGACACAAAGGAATAGCCTTCCAACTATTACCGCTTTGAAACTTGCCTAACCATCCCATCCAACACACCACCAAGTCCACCACCCACTGAGGCACAACCTAATGCACCCCAAATAAACTCAAAACCAAAGACCATAACTCTCTACTATACTCACTATGCCACAGTAGTTGATCAACAATCTCTGCCACTCTGTTTGCACTAGCCTTCCAACTATTATTGCTTTGAAACTTGCCTAACCATCCCATCCAACACACCACCAAGTCCACCACCCACTGAGGCACAACCTAATGCACCCCAAATAAACTCAAAACCAAAGACCATAACTCTCTACTATACTCACTATGCCACAGTAGTTGATCAGCAGTCTCTGCCACTCTGGTTGCACAAGAAACACCAATTAATTACCACAAGCCTATGCCTACAAAGATTATCTAGAGTAAGGTTTTTGCCTCATAGATGGATCCtttaaattgagaaatttgaatgtTACTCCGAATTACAGCTAGAGAGCGATATGTAGGTATCAAAAAGATAatgcagattgcttttctggaTTTTATTAGCTTCAATTTCTTTGGGGTTACTTAGGTCTGTGATCTATTTATTATCTACATTGAATTGGGTCTAAGTTTTTAATGATTGGATTTTTATTCACGTTTAAATAATTATGTGGTGTTTCATTCAAATAAAAGAGTTGTATCGTTGTTGAAGTAAATATGGTGCTTTATTTCCTGAAGAATAACAAGTATACCAGCTGTTGTAATCTAACACTGAAATGAGATGCCAGTTTAATTCATACATAGCATGTGGTTCTAGGAGATCTTTTGGTCTTTAGATTTTTCATTCTTTAGTCTGCATAGTTAGTTTATGTTCTGAATTTATAAAGCTTTTTTTGCAGATAAAATAGTATCACCACCTGGAAAATCCGAGAAGCAGGTTGAAAGAGGATCACACTCAAAGCCAACTGCCCCCACTTCCTCGGAGGTTAGTTCTTATTCACTGCTCACTTGAGTAACTTGTTGTTGCTTTTGCCTATCATTAATACAGGGGTTATACTGATTCTGTTCacttttgcatatatttttatattaaccCAAGTGTTGCTGTGTATTAAGCAGTGTCGAGCTTCTAATACCACCAAAGAGTGCTTTTCCCCTTCTAAAGTGAAAAGGTGGGCTGTTGATGATTTGAGTAAAACCATCACGTGGCTAGAGAGTCAAGATGAGAAGGTACAAGGCCTTTGTTgctgttattgttattattataaatttggacgaaaaaaaaaaaaaaaaccctacccATTGACATGTTTATGTTAATATTGCTGTATTTAGAATGCTCTGGTGTTGTAAATGATTAAGCCTGACTTGTTGATTTTCATTCTTGGTTTAACAATCTGAATcctatttttgactttttgactTAGCTTCCAGTTTTTGTTAAGTGTCTTTTACTTCTTTAACCTCCACTTTTCCCCAATGTTTtaaatatgttgtaattattatatataactttatattttattaccATAGTAACATAGTCAGAATACCTTAAAATGGTGTagttcttaaaataaataaaaatttcctgaGTTTAAACCAAACATTTGACTTTGTAGCTATTAGCAGTactttttggatttggaaacCATTTCTTCCTATTATCATTTGCATTAGAGGGCTGAAAGGTGTGTGGTCCCATATCTTGCCTACTTAATTGTTTACTTTCTTGCAATatgttttcaataaattttaaattggtcTTATTTTTGCTTAACAACAGCCAGAGCCTAGCGAGATAAGTAAAATAGCTGCTGAAGGGATCTTAACTTGTCTACAAGACGCCATAGATTCTCTTGAACAAAAGCAGGTAATTGTTCTTATAGAAATGTATTTTGACCTTTAAATAGCATAggtggttttgtttgatttggattTAGATATCTTCCTGAAGAAAATACTTGGCACACTTTATTTCCATGTttacttgtcaaaaaaataaaaataaaaataaaaaacttggcACACAACCAAATAGGGGCTTTTAACCGCAATTAAACCGAATTGATTGATTAGTACCAGTGATCTCACTTTCTCCAAGAAGACGAGGATAAGGATTGATCTTTTAATTTATAGACTCTTTTACTATGGATGAAAATTGTCATTATTAATATATGTGCTCATGACAAGGCATGCAAAGAGAGGTATTCTGCAATTACTTCACATGGttggtcttttttcttttaaatcgtTTATGTTTAGTAACAGATTTATATATGTTGAGGGTTTTATCTATCAAAATAAACAATGTAGGAAAgaataaacaaatttattactaaaCTAAAGGATAAGACAGTTCAATGTATAAAGCGAACAACCCCTATACTCAGAGAGAAACATCAGCTAAGTGGAAATTAAATTCTCATGGTAGAAAATACTCTTTATGTACATACACAAGTATCCAAGGAGTTCTTCATTACCAATATTTGTGAGCATAATGTCAGGGATGAAACTTTTTTTCTGACCTCTAGTTCATTCTTATTACTTAAGCCATTGGCATCTTCATTCCGTTATATACGTGTGCGAGTGTTTCTCTGACTCCTGATGGTAGACACCATAGTAGTCAAAGCCAGTATCTTACTATTGCCACTATAAATCTGTCCTTTGTCATTAAGAATCCAGGTTCTCTCACTATCCCAAGTCCCCACCATTCTTCTTTTGAAACATTTCTGCAAAACTACTCCCATATTCCATTTGTAAATTGGCAgtcagaaaaaataaatttctcagGTTTGCAGTTGGACCCTCATAAAACTCAAAACATCTCACTAGTAATCCTGTATTACTACACTTTTTGTACTCAATCAGCTATTACATCATTGATATTTCATTGATCCTTGGCTTCATTTAGGCTGTCACAACATCTATGGATGGTTTCTCCACAAtccttttcaatattttcagagattaatttacttttttttaaaaaggagtATATTTTCAGAGGTTACTTTTAACTATACTAACAGATAATTCATAATCAAGTACCATGAAAAATGCAAGATTCCAGAGTCACTGCTGATTGCTGAAGAATTTTAACTCGAATTTGTACCTAGCAATTCATCCAAAACAAAAGATGTGTAGCTAGCAGTGGTTTACATACCTCCTAGAACACAAATCCCCTAAAGCAAacggaaaattaaaaaaaatgaagaatgcCTTCTTATAATGAATATGTTCTCAGCTCCATTTGTATTCTGGGGACACGGGAAGTTTAACCTTTGTAGTTTGTACCTCTTCTTTGACAATACCTTACCATTTTTGCTAGTGAAAAGATAAGAATATTCTTCCTCTATGTGTTAACATCATTCTTGAACTTCTATTTTGTTATGTCTGATTTTTAGGATATTCAGCAAGCAACCGAGCAGTGGAACTTTGTCCCTCGTGTGGTTGAGGAGCTGGCAAAGCTTGAGGGCACTGGAAATGATTTAGCCTCAAACTCAAAGGAGGATCTTTGCAAACAGGCGAAGGCTTGTAAACGAATATATGAGCAGGAActtaaaaatttagatgataatCCTTCAACCAAGAAGAAAAAGCCAAAAACTGATGAAAAGAACCTCAGAACCAATGGCAAGAACAAGGATGTAACAGGATACGATAGTGATGAAACAATGGAGATGACAGAAGAGGAAATAGACATTGCCTTCAAAGCCGTGGCATCTAAGATCAGTCAATGATGAGCCTATTTTTGTGTTGATGACAAAGGTGATAATTTTGCTTGGCAGTACCTAACATTGGATAATgacattttgttttcttcttgtgTAAAGTTTCCAAGCAAAGTCAAGGAATCTCTTTCTCGCACTTGTTGTATACACATTAACATATAGAAAACTATATACACATGTATGCTCAGAGAGAAAGTGATGCCCTTAAAGACCACCATCCTAGAAACTCTCCCTTTAATAATCGTTCAACACGTTTAGGAAACTCACCTGTCATTTCAACGTCCACTTTCATAATGGGGTTGGGAAAGTATATGTAACAAGGAGATAGACATGCACAGACGAAATACAGAGATAGCATCTCTCACCACGTGCCATACTCCATGTGATTGTATGTAGTGTATGTAAATGATGCTCTTATATCATAAAGCAATTAGATATAGTGGGTTTCAGTTAAGTCAACTggtaataatttttgttgttaattaAGAGATTTATAGGATTCGGTCTCCCCtttcatttaaaacaaattggTTTTAGCAATTATTATGGAAAGAAAGAAGGTCTGGTAATGAGCTATTGCCACTATGGCCAAACCTAAGCCTAGCGCTAGTGTGTTTAACTTGGCatatttttatggtttattcGGGTTACATATATGTTTTACATCTTTtaaggcttttttattttatttttttttttcaaaaataaaataaaacccatccgtagaaataaaactcatcCAACAAACACATTCTTGGTAGACTCCCATCTCAGCAATGGCCTTAGCGGTGGGTTATTTTGACATTATGAATAAATTACTCAAATTTACaccaaatttcacaatttactAAAGCGTTTGATTGTTAGTGATGGACGCTTTTTACCTACTACTTTTTATATGGAACCACCGcttctttttagcttttttgtttttagttttaccaCTTACAATCAATCACTTCAATAAGTTTTCAAATTGGGTGTGTTCATGGTACTGTTGTAACGTTATTTTTGTTTAGGATGGAGGGGATTTGGCATTGTAGGAGAAGGAAGCCTGCAATTCAGTACACTATTTTTTGGTGGAGGGAGAGGtttttaaagagaaaactaTTACTTTTATCTTCATTTTGTGCCTAAATATTCGTTTGAGATAGAGTTTATTTTCACTgatttttaaggtttaaaaaaattaagctagGCAAATATACACATCATAGATAATTACAACGAGAAATATCTTGAAGATAACCCctagatgttttttttttttgataaaaaggtAGTAACTTTATTAAGGCGAAGATAAAAGCAATACATCTTGAACTAGAGCAGACTCAATCATATTAGTTTTTTCCTCCATCCAAGTTACGTAACTAACAATATTATTGGTATATTGAGCCAAGATGTGTGTTGGATGGTTGTCTTACTTTCTGATATGGGAaaattgtacttgtctaaatccTACGGTTTATGACATATCCCTTCAATAATAGTACTTATCATGGTCGGTGGCTCACTCACACCTTTCAGAGCATCAACCACAATTTGGGAGTCACACTCTAAGATCATCTCTTGTATACCCCACGTCTCATTGTGAGAGACTACGCCCCCAGTCCGTTTTTTGGTGTTAGGCCAAACCCATATGAATGGGtagagtcgtgttattgcctcttaAAATGGGGATTCGACTGGTTATATTTTctcctttagattaagggttttacaattgAGTCACCACTTacttaattattggaataaataagaaaaccaaaattgaaaacatt contains:
- the LOC126725562 gene encoding DNA-repair protein XRCC1 isoform X1, yielding MSDTKKSLGSGGNKGGKRNLPSWMSSRENDCKSGGNGDSEAEESNEGEKPKEVKGRGKGGKGSTPCKESAKNDSVSSLPTTNFSKLLEGVVFVLSGFINPERSNLRSQALEMGAEYQPDWNPDCTLLVCAFPNTPKFRQVEADCGTIVSKEWISDCYAQKKLVDIESFLMHAGKPWRRSNISNQSQDKIVSPPGKSEKQVERGSHSKPTAPTSSECRASNTTKECFSPSKVKRWAVDDLSKTITWLESQDEKPEPSEISKIAAEGILTCLQDAIDSLEQKQDIQQATEQWNFVPRVVEELAKLEGTGNDLASNSKEDLCKQAKACKRIYEQELKNLDDNPSTKKKKPKTDEKNLRTNGKNKDVTGYDSDETMEMTEEEIDIAFKAVASKISQ
- the LOC126725562 gene encoding DNA-repair protein XRCC1 isoform X2 yields the protein MSDTKKSLGSGGNKGGKRNLPSWMSSRENDCKSGGNGDSEAEESNEGEKPKEVKGRGKGGLSQCETLLCGQEGVVFVLSGFINPERSNLRSQALEMGAEYQPDWNPDCTLLVCAFPNTPKFRQVEADCGTIVSKEWISDCYAQKKLVDIESFLMHAGKPWRRSNISNQSQDKIVSPPGKSEKQVERGSHSKPTAPTSSECRASNTTKECFSPSKVKRWAVDDLSKTITWLESQDEKPEPSEISKIAAEGILTCLQDAIDSLEQKQDIQQATEQWNFVPRVVEELAKLEGTGNDLASNSKEDLCKQAKACKRIYEQELKNLDDNPSTKKKKPKTDEKNLRTNGKNKDVTGYDSDETMEMTEEEIDIAFKAVASKISQ